Proteins from a single region of Roseovarius sp. EL26:
- a CDS encoding glutathione S-transferase family protein, whose protein sequence is MKLYAMPGTIAVASAIALKEAGINFDLQIVDFTKGEQTGGAYSKVNAKGRVPALETPDGILTETGAILEYIAAVIPQASLTPDSMFETAKMREVMNYLASTMHVAHAHKLRGSRWATQQNSFDDMRSKVPETMGDCCTYLESHATFAPYVMGQNYSLADPWLYAICCWLEGDDVDVTKFPKIQAFMAAMNERPAVQAVKDLGLIP, encoded by the coding sequence ATGAAACTCTACGCCATGCCCGGCACCATCGCAGTGGCCTCTGCCATCGCCTTGAAAGAGGCGGGAATTAATTTCGACCTGCAGATTGTGGATTTCACCAAGGGCGAACAAACCGGCGGTGCCTATAGTAAGGTCAACGCCAAAGGCCGCGTTCCTGCCTTGGAAACGCCCGACGGCATCCTGACCGAAACCGGGGCCATTCTGGAATATATCGCCGCCGTCATACCGCAGGCCAGCCTCACACCTGACAGTATGTTTGAGACCGCGAAGATGCGTGAAGTAATGAATTATCTCGCCAGCACCATGCATGTTGCCCATGCCCATAAACTGCGCGGTTCCCGCTGGGCCACACAGCAAAACTCCTTTGACGACATGCGCTCCAAGGTGCCCGAAACCATGGGTGACTGCTGCACCTATCTCGAATCACATGCCACCTTTGCGCCCTATGTGATGGGCCAAAATTACAGCCTTGCAGATCCGTGGCTTTATGCGATTTGTTGCTGGCTTGAAGGGGACGATGTGGATGTCACTAAGTTTCCAAAAATTCAGGCCTTTATGGCCGCAATGAACGAACGCCCGGCCGTTCAGGCCGTCAAAGACTTGGGACTGATACCATGA
- a CDS encoding histidine phosphatase family protein, translating to MTEIILVRHGQANSHATDEKSYDQLSELGHQQANWLGKHMTATNPHFDQVITGTLHRQVDTARSMGYEISKQDARLNELNYFAIAKALEQQHKIPAPQSPQEYAHHLPVLISHWAQDQLTDIPEMFSGFEARITGVINELCGQGGRHLLVTSGGVIGVVVRHVLGLAPDMASKVMLQVMNSSVHRLHFIHDQLLLAGFNATPHLDAPDRTHARTFI from the coding sequence GTGACCGAGATTATTTTGGTACGGCACGGACAGGCCAACAGTCATGCCACGGATGAGAAAAGCTATGACCAACTCTCCGAGCTGGGCCACCAACAAGCCAATTGGTTGGGCAAGCATATGACCGCCACAAATCCACACTTTGATCAGGTGATCACCGGCACTTTGCACCGGCAGGTCGATACCGCCCGCTCGATGGGGTATGAGATTTCAAAACAAGACGCCCGTCTGAATGAGTTGAACTACTTCGCCATCGCAAAGGCGCTCGAGCAGCAGCACAAGATCCCGGCCCCGCAATCGCCACAGGAATACGCGCATCACCTGCCCGTGCTCATTTCCCACTGGGCACAGGATCAACTGACCGACATTCCAGAGATGTTCAGCGGTTTTGAGGCACGGATCACCGGGGTGATTAATGAGCTGTGCGGCCAAGGTGGGCGGCACCTGCTGGTCACATCCGGTGGCGTCATCGGCGTTGTTGTGCGGCACGTACTGGGCCTCGCACCGGACATGGCCTCCAAGGTCATGCTGCAAGTCATGAACAGCTCCGTCCATCGATTGCATTTCATCCACGATCAGCTCTTATTAGCAGGCTTCAACGCGACGCCGCACCTTGACGCGCCTGATCGCACCCACGCCCGGACGTTTATCTAA
- the fdhF gene encoding formate dehydrogenase subunit alpha — protein MSETIRFTLDGKDVEAEKGQTIWEVANGRGLVIPHLCHKPAPGYRPDGNCRACMVEVQGERTLVASCIREPAEGMVVTTDSARAESARKMVVEMLLADQPEKEQSHDKSSHLWDMAELNGVSESRFPKLEEGRIPLLDDSHVAMSVNLDACIQCGLCVRACREVQVNDVIGMAGRGHDAYPTFDFADPMGASTCVACGECVQACPTGALMPSTVVDENQVGDRADFDSETESVCPFCGVGCKVSLKVKDGKVKYVEGINGPANEGRLCVKGRFGFDYIHHPHRLTKPLIRREDAPAKGLNVDPGNLDTHFREATWEEAMDLAANGLMKLREDDPRRVAGFGSAKCTNEEAYLFQKFIRQGFKHNNVDHCTRLCHASSVAALIENVGSGAVTATFNEIENADVAIVIGSNPIENHPVAATYFKQFTKRGGKLIVMDPRGVGLRRFATEMVQFRPGADVSMLNAIMNVIVEEELYDSQYIHRWTENWAAEKEHLKNFTPEAMSEICGISPDQLRRVARIFAGAEAGLIFWGMGISQHIHGTDNSRCLISLALMTGNVGKPGAGLHPLRGQNNVQGASDAGLIPMFLPDYQTVTDDGIRQAFTDVWESDDFSNEKGLTVTEIVDEIYAGNIKGMYIQGENPAMSDPDVEHARDAFAKLDLMVVQDIFLTETANYADIILPASALYEKNGTVSNTNRQVQRVRPAVPPPGEAREDWKITTELAQRIGLNWDYTDVRQVFDEMKLNMKSLNNITWERLKTETITYPSLSETDPGQAIVFGDGFPRSEGRARFTPAAVIAPDEAPDAEFPMIMTTGRQLEHWHTGSMTRRSKVLDAVEPEANCSLNPKTLRNMGVEPGDMIRLSTRRGSIEIMARADRAIAEDMVFVPFAYVEAAANVLTNPAIDPYGKIPEFKFAAVRVEAIEGQIAAE, from the coding sequence ATGTCTGAGACAATCCGATTCACCCTAGACGGCAAGGACGTCGAGGCAGAAAAAGGCCAGACAATCTGGGAAGTGGCCAACGGTCGTGGGCTGGTTATCCCGCACCTATGCCATAAACCGGCACCGGGCTATCGCCCCGATGGCAACTGTCGTGCCTGTATGGTTGAAGTGCAGGGTGAACGCACATTGGTTGCCTCGTGCATTCGTGAACCGGCTGAAGGCATGGTCGTCACCACAGATTCTGCCCGTGCCGAAAGCGCGCGCAAGATGGTTGTGGAAATGCTGCTGGCAGACCAGCCAGAAAAAGAACAATCACACGATAAATCCAGCCACCTTTGGGATATGGCAGAACTGAACGGTGTGTCCGAGAGCCGCTTTCCCAAGTTGGAAGAGGGCCGCATTCCGCTGTTGGATGACAGTCACGTTGCGATGAGTGTGAACCTTGATGCATGTATTCAATGTGGGTTGTGCGTGCGCGCCTGCCGCGAAGTTCAGGTCAACGATGTGATCGGCATGGCCGGGCGTGGGCACGATGCCTACCCGACCTTTGACTTTGCTGATCCGATGGGCGCGTCAACCTGTGTGGCGTGTGGTGAATGTGTGCAAGCCTGCCCAACCGGTGCGCTGATGCCATCGACTGTTGTTGATGAAAACCAAGTTGGAGACCGCGCTGACTTCGATTCGGAAACCGAAAGCGTTTGCCCGTTCTGTGGTGTGGGTTGTAAGGTTTCGCTGAAAGTCAAAGACGGCAAGGTGAAATACGTTGAGGGCATCAATGGCCCGGCGAACGAGGGCCGCCTGTGCGTCAAAGGTCGCTTTGGCTTTGATTATATCCACCACCCGCACCGTTTGACTAAGCCATTGATCCGTCGCGAAGACGCGCCAGCGAAGGGTCTGAACGTTGATCCGGGAAATCTGGATACGCATTTCCGCGAAGCGACGTGGGAAGAAGCGATGGATCTGGCCGCAAATGGTCTGATGAAATTGCGCGAGGATGATCCGCGCCGCGTTGCGGGCTTTGGTTCGGCCAAATGCACCAACGAAGAGGCGTATCTGTTCCAGAAGTTCATCCGCCAGGGCTTTAAGCATAATAACGTCGACCACTGTACCCGTCTGTGCCACGCGTCATCTGTTGCGGCGTTGATCGAAAACGTTGGTTCGGGCGCTGTGACCGCGACCTTTAACGAGATCGAAAACGCGGACGTGGCGATTGTGATCGGGTCAAACCCGATCGAAAACCACCCGGTTGCGGCGACATATTTCAAGCAATTCACCAAGCGCGGTGGCAAGCTGATCGTGATGGATCCGCGTGGCGTGGGCCTGCGCCGCTTTGCAACTGAAATGGTACAATTCCGCCCCGGTGCGGATGTGTCGATGCTGAACGCGATCATGAACGTGATTGTCGAAGAGGAGCTGTATGACAGCCAGTATATCCACCGCTGGACCGAGAACTGGGCGGCTGAGAAAGAGCATCTGAAGAACTTCACCCCTGAAGCAATGTCTGAAATTTGCGGCATTTCGCCAGATCAGCTGCGTCGCGTCGCACGTATCTTTGCCGGTGCCGAAGCGGGTCTGATTTTCTGGGGTATGGGTATTTCCCAGCATATTCACGGCACGGACAATTCGCGTTGTCTGATCAGCCTTGCGCTGATGACGGGTAACGTGGGTAAGCCGGGCGCGGGTCTGCATCCGCTGCGCGGCCAGAACAACGTACAGGGTGCGTCTGATGCTGGCCTGATCCCGATGTTCCTGCCCGATTATCAGACCGTGACCGATGATGGCATTCGTCAGGCGTTCACCGATGTCTGGGAAAGTGATGATTTCAGCAATGAAAAAGGTCTGACTGTGACCGAGATCGTTGATGAGATTTACGCAGGCAACATCAAGGGCATGTATATTCAGGGTGAAAACCCGGCTATGTCTGATCCGGATGTGGAACACGCGCGCGACGCCTTTGCCAAACTGGATCTGATGGTGGTGCAGGATATCTTCCTGACCGAGACGGCGAACTATGCCGATATCATTCTGCCCGCCTCGGCGCTTTATGAAAAGAACGGTACTGTGTCCAATACCAACCGTCAGGTGCAACGGGTTCGCCCGGCTGTACCGCCCCCGGGTGAGGCGCGTGAAGATTGGAAAATCACCACCGAGCTGGCGCAACGTATTGGCCTGAACTGGGATTACACCGATGTAAGACAGGTGTTTGACGAGATGAAGCTCAATATGAAGAGCCTCAACAACATTACTTGGGAACGCCTTAAGACCGAGACGATCACCTATCCGTCGCTGTCGGAGACAGATCCAGGTCAGGCGATTGTGTTTGGTGACGGCTTCCCACGCTCAGAGGGGCGTGCGCGGTTTACCCCGGCAGCTGTGATTGCACCGGATGAGGCGCCCGATGCCGAATTCCCGATGATCATGACCACTGGCCGTCAGCTCGAGCATTGGCACACGGGGTCAATGACCCGCCGGTCGAAAGTTCTGGATGCGGTCGAGCCAGAGGCGAACTGTTCATTGAATCCGAAAACCCTGCGCAACATGGGCGTAGAGCCGGGCGACATGATCCGTCTGAGCACCCGTCGCGGATCAATCGAGATCATGGCGCGAGCCGACCGTGCGATTGCCGAAGATATGGTGTTTGTGCCGTTTGCCTATGTTGAGGCGGCTGCCAACGTGCTGACTAACCCGGCGATTGACCCATATGGCAAGATCCCCGAGTTTAAATTCGCTGCTGTGCGGGTTGAGGCCATCGAAGGCCAGATCGCTGCGGAGTAA
- a CDS encoding WGR domain-containing protein — translation MAVCILYRRTRARRPRYYRVEIAYNLFEEISVLREWGIAGGKGRSMISIYGNLREASVMADKYRHRAQKRGYSRTDLLAATG, via the coding sequence ATGGCTGTCTGCATTCTTTATCGTCGTACCCGCGCCCGTCGCCCGCGTTATTACCGGGTCGAAATCGCCTATAACCTCTTTGAAGAAATCTCAGTCCTGCGCGAATGGGGCATCGCAGGCGGCAAAGGCCGCTCAATGATCAGTATCTATGGCAACCTTCGCGAGGCCTCGGTGATGGCGGACAAATACCGTCACCGCGCCCAAAAACGCGGCTACAGCCGCACAGATCTGCTGGCCGCAACGGGCTGA
- the pyrF gene encoding orotidine-5'-phosphate decarboxylase: MSDDRLIVALDVPNALAGLQLAQQLGDDVSFYKIGLGMLTGGGMALANELKQDHGKRIFMDMKLFDIGATIENAVRGLAQFDLDFLTVHGDPHVVRAAKEGASGKDLKILAVTILTSLDRADLDAGLIKAGDIPDLVAERAGKAFEAGADGVIASPQEATMIRALPESAGRLIVTPGVRPTGAALGDQKRVATPAQAIKDGADHIVVGRPIWASANPSASAQAILSELQG, from the coding sequence ATGTCTGATGACCGCCTGATTGTCGCCCTTGATGTCCCCAACGCTCTTGCTGGCCTGCAACTGGCCCAGCAACTTGGCGATGACGTCTCGTTCTACAAGATCGGGCTGGGCATGTTGACCGGTGGCGGGATGGCCTTGGCAAATGAGCTCAAGCAAGATCACGGCAAACGTATCTTTATGGATATGAAACTGTTCGACATCGGCGCAACGATTGAAAACGCCGTGCGGGGTCTCGCACAGTTCGATCTCGATTTCCTGACGGTCCACGGTGATCCGCACGTGGTGCGCGCCGCCAAAGAAGGCGCCTCAGGCAAAGATCTGAAAATTCTCGCCGTCACCATTCTGACCTCGCTTGATCGCGCGGATCTGGATGCCGGGTTGATCAAAGCCGGCGACATTCCTGATCTGGTGGCCGAGCGCGCTGGTAAAGCGTTTGAGGCCGGGGCCGATGGTGTCATCGCTTCTCCGCAAGAGGCCACAATGATCCGCGCCCTGCCAGAATCTGCAGGCCGCCTTATCGTCACCCCCGGCGTGCGCCCCACCGGTGCCGCACTGGGCGATCAAAAACGCGTCGCCACACCGGCACAGGCGATCAAAGATGGTGCAGATCACATCGTGGTTGGCCGCCCAATCTGGGCATCAGCAAATCCAAGCGCTTCCGCACAGGCCATTCTGTCTGAGTTGCAGGGCTAA
- the clpB gene encoding ATP-dependent chaperone ClpB: protein MDLNKFTERSRGFLQAAQTIAMRESHQKLAPEHLLKALMDDDQGLASNLIKRAGGAPERVMQSLEQSIAKIPQVSGDTGQTYMDQQTGKVIAEAEKLAKKAGDSFVPVERLLTALAVVKSPAKDALEAGAVSAQKINEAINDIRKGRTADNASAEDTYEALEKYASDLTKAASEGKIDPIIGRDDEIRRAMQILSRRTKNNPVLIGEPGVGKTAIAEGLALRIINGDVPESLANKRLLSLDMGALIAGAKYRGEFEERLKAVLNEVTSAAGEVILFIDEMHTLVGAGKTDGAMDAANLIKPALARGELHCIGATTLDEYRKHVEKDAALARRFQPLVVEEPTVEDTISILRGIKEKYELHHGVRISDSALVTAATLSHRYITDRFLPDKAIDLMDEAASRLRMEVDSKPEELDALDREILQKQIEAEALKKEDDAASKDRLEKLEKELADLQEHSAEMTAQWQAERDKLAGARDIKEQLDRARIELENAKRAGDLGKAGELSYGVIPSLEKQLVEAEASEDKDVMVEEAVRPEQIAQVVERWTGIPTAKMLEGEREKLLGMEDNLHRRVIGQNAAVKAVANAVRRARAGLNDENRPLGSFLFLGPTGVGKTELTKAVAEFLFDDDSAMVRIDMSEFMEKHSVARLIGAPPGYVGYDEGGVLTEAVRRRPYQVVLFDEVEKAHPDVFNVLLQVLDDGVLTDGQGRTVDFKQTLIILTSNLGAQALSQLPDGADAADARRDVMDAVRAHFRPEFLNRLDETIIFDRLGREDMGGIVEIQMRRLLKRLAARKITLELDDVAKKWLADEGYDPVFGARPLKRVIQRALQDPLAEAILAGDILDGTTVPVTAGTEGLIMGDRVGNTNQQPPEDVVVH from the coding sequence ATGGACTTGAACAAGTTCACAGAGCGGTCGCGCGGATTTTTGCAGGCGGCCCAAACGATTGCGATGCGGGAGAGCCATCAGAAACTGGCACCCGAACATTTGCTTAAGGCATTGATGGATGATGATCAGGGGTTGGCAAGCAATCTGATCAAACGCGCCGGTGGCGCGCCCGAACGTGTGATGCAATCTTTGGAGCAATCGATTGCAAAGATTCCACAGGTTTCAGGCGATACCGGCCAGACTTATATGGATCAACAAACTGGCAAGGTCATTGCTGAGGCTGAAAAGCTTGCCAAGAAAGCAGGCGACAGCTTTGTGCCGGTTGAACGGCTGCTGACGGCATTGGCTGTGGTGAAGAGCCCTGCCAAGGACGCGCTGGAAGCCGGGGCTGTCAGCGCGCAGAAGATCAATGAGGCGATCAATGACATTCGCAAAGGCCGTACCGCTGATAATGCCAGCGCCGAAGATACCTATGAGGCGCTTGAAAAATATGCGAGCGATCTGACCAAGGCCGCATCTGAGGGCAAGATTGACCCGATTATTGGCCGTGACGATGAAATTCGGCGGGCGATGCAGATCTTGAGCCGCCGGACCAAGAATAACCCTGTTCTAATTGGTGAACCGGGTGTGGGTAAAACCGCGATTGCCGAAGGGTTGGCCTTGCGTATTATCAATGGTGACGTGCCTGAAAGCCTTGCCAACAAGCGGTTGTTGTCTTTGGACATGGGTGCGCTGATTGCTGGTGCCAAATATCGTGGTGAGTTTGAGGAACGCTTGAAAGCGGTTCTGAATGAGGTGACCTCAGCTGCGGGTGAGGTGATCTTGTTCATTGACGAGATGCACACGCTTGTAGGTGCGGGTAAAACCGATGGCGCGATGGATGCTGCGAACCTGATTAAGCCTGCTTTGGCGCGGGGTGAGTTGCATTGTATCGGCGCGACCACACTGGATGAATACCGTAAACATGTTGAGAAAGACGCAGCTTTGGCGCGGCGGTTCCAGCCTTTGGTGGTGGAAGAGCCGACGGTTGAAGACACGATTTCGATCCTGCGCGGGATCAAGGAGAAGTATGAGCTGCACCACGGGGTGCGGATTTCGGACAGTGCCTTGGTCACGGCTGCGACGCTGAGCCATCGTTATATCACCGACCGGTTTTTGCCGGATAAGGCGATTGACCTGATGGACGAAGCGGCGAGCCGCCTGCGCATGGAAGTTGATAGCAAGCCAGAAGAGCTGGATGCGTTAGATCGTGAGATCCTGCAAAAGCAGATCGAGGCGGAAGCGCTTAAGAAAGAGGATGATGCCGCCAGCAAAGATCGACTTGAAAAGCTGGAAAAAGAGCTGGCAGATCTGCAAGAGCATTCTGCGGAGATGACAGCGCAATGGCAAGCCGAACGGGACAAGCTGGCGGGTGCGCGTGACATCAAAGAACAGTTGGATCGGGCACGAATAGAGTTGGAGAATGCCAAGCGCGCAGGCGATCTGGGTAAGGCCGGAGAGTTGTCATATGGCGTGATCCCATCGCTTGAGAAGCAACTGGTCGAAGCCGAAGCATCGGAAGACAAAGATGTGATGGTCGAAGAGGCTGTGCGCCCTGAACAGATCGCGCAGGTGGTTGAGCGTTGGACCGGCATTCCTACGGCCAAGATGCTGGAAGGTGAGCGTGAAAAGCTGCTGGGGATGGAAGACAATCTGCATCGTCGGGTCATCGGCCAGAACGCTGCCGTGAAGGCCGTGGCCAACGCTGTGCGCCGGGCGCGTGCGGGGTTGAACGACGAGAACCGCCCCTTGGGCAGCTTCTTGTTTCTTGGGCCCACGGGTGTGGGGAAGACTGAGCTGACCAAAGCCGTGGCCGAGTTTCTATTTGATGATGACAGTGCGATGGTGCGCATCGATATGTCAGAGTTCATGGAGAAACATTCGGTCGCCCGTCTGATTGGTGCACCTCCGGGTTATGTCGGTTATGACGAAGGTGGCGTGCTGACCGAGGCTGTACGTCGTCGTCCCTATCAGGTTGTTCTGTTTGATGAGGTTGAAAAGGCCCATCCAGATGTCTTTAACGTGCTGTTGCAGGTGTTGGATGATGGTGTTCTGACCGATGGTCAGGGCCGGACGGTAGATTTCAAACAGACGCTGATTATCCTGACCTCGAATCTTGGGGCGCAGGCGCTGAGCCAGTTGCCAGATGGGGCCGATGCGGCGGATGCGCGGCGTGATGTGATGGATGCGGTGCGGGCACATTTCCGGCCTGAGTTCTTGAACCGTCTGGACGAGACTATCATCTTTGATCGGCTTGGCCGCGAAGATATGGGTGGGATTGTTGAGATCCAGATGCGTCGTTTGCTCAAACGCCTTGCCGCGCGCAAGATCACGCTGGAGCTGGATGATGTTGCTAAGAAGTGGTTGGCGGACGAAGGTTATGATCCCGTCTTCGGGGCGCGGCCATTGAAGCGCGTTATTCAACGAGCGCTGCAAGATCCATTGGCCGAGGCGATTCTGGCGGGTGACATCCTTGATGGTACCACGGTGCCGGTCACTGCCGGTACCGAGGGGCTGATCATGGGGGACCGGGTTGGCAACACCAATCAGCAACCTCCCGAAGATGTGGTGGTTCACTAA
- a CDS encoding SDR family NAD(P)-dependent oxidoreductase, whose product MTELAGQVAIVTGASAPRGIGAAIVRRLVEEGAAVVATDIDGVVEIEGRMRDRMELLQDLVEDVQNKNGTALALPLDVTNLDSIQKCIASVKQSCGRIDVLVNNAGSLAGSDSFMSTTPDQWQVSFGVNLLGPMMLAQAVIPEMQALGGGRIINIGSTGSLGAEAGFGAYTTMKHGLVGLSKTIAAEFGVDGIRCNTVCPGYIMTDMHAAANQRLAQEENATVDEIQTRRYADVALRDAGLPEDVAAAVAYLAGPGAHYVTGINLPVSGGVPCGI is encoded by the coding sequence ATGACGGAATTGGCGGGACAAGTGGCCATCGTAACAGGTGCATCAGCACCACGCGGCATTGGTGCTGCAATTGTGCGGCGACTGGTAGAAGAGGGAGCCGCGGTCGTGGCGACTGATATTGATGGGGTCGTTGAAATTGAAGGCCGGATGCGCGACAGAATGGAGCTTCTGCAGGATCTAGTTGAAGATGTGCAAAACAAAAACGGGACAGCACTTGCCTTGCCTTTGGATGTTACGAACCTTGATAGCATTCAAAAGTGCATTGCTAGTGTGAAGCAGAGTTGCGGGCGTATCGATGTTTTGGTGAATAACGCCGGATCTCTGGCTGGATCTGATAGCTTCATGTCGACAACGCCGGATCAATGGCAGGTAAGTTTCGGAGTGAATTTGTTGGGGCCAATGATGTTGGCTCAGGCCGTGATACCCGAGATGCAAGCGCTTGGTGGTGGGCGTATTATCAACATCGGATCGACTGGTAGTCTTGGTGCTGAGGCTGGGTTTGGTGCGTATACCACCATGAAGCACGGTTTGGTTGGGTTGTCGAAAACCATTGCCGCAGAATTTGGTGTAGATGGCATCAGGTGCAACACCGTATGTCCGGGGTATATTATGACGGATATGCATGCAGCTGCGAACCAGCGCTTGGCGCAAGAAGAAAATGCCACGGTTGATGAGATTCAGACCCGCCGATATGCAGATGTCGCCCTGCGGGACGCGGGGTTGCCAGAAGACGTCGCCGCAGCGGTCGCCTATCTTGCGGGGCCTGGCGCGCATTACGTGACCGGTATCAATCTTCCTGTCAGCGGGGGTGTGCCTTGCGGCATTTGA
- a CDS encoding DMT family transporter has translation MLTTTNQYISRGWGSGLLGVIIFSASLPATRVAVMGFSPLFLTSARAVIAALLAVGFLALLKAPLPNRKDLSSLAIVAFGVVVGFPLLTALALQHITAAHSIVFIGLLPLATALFGVMRGGEAPGRLFWLFSGAGSFAVVAFALSQSADASLRGDLLMLGAIILCGLGYAEGAVLSRHLGGWQVISWALLLSLPVMAVLALITFPDSLAGIDTAAWLGLGYVSVFSMLVGFIFWYRGLALGGIAGVGQLQLLQPFFGLILAGLLLNEPIALSMIAATVFVVACVAGAKRFT, from the coding sequence ATGCTAACCACCACCAACCAATACATCAGCCGGGGCTGGGGCAGTGGCCTGCTGGGGGTTATCATTTTCAGCGCCTCGTTGCCCGCAACCCGCGTTGCGGTCATGGGCTTCTCACCTCTTTTCCTAACATCGGCCCGTGCAGTGATCGCCGCGCTACTGGCAGTCGGATTTCTCGCCTTACTGAAGGCGCCTTTGCCAAATCGTAAAGATTTATCCTCACTTGCGATCGTCGCTTTCGGCGTGGTGGTGGGCTTTCCTTTGCTCACAGCGCTTGCCTTACAACATATCACTGCAGCACATTCGATCGTGTTCATCGGGTTACTTCCCTTGGCGACCGCACTCTTTGGCGTCATGCGTGGCGGCGAAGCCCCTGGACGCCTGTTTTGGCTCTTTTCTGGTGCCGGCAGCTTTGCGGTCGTCGCCTTTGCCCTAAGCCAAAGCGCCGATGCGTCGCTCAGGGGAGATTTATTGATGCTTGGGGCCATCATTTTATGCGGGCTTGGCTATGCAGAAGGCGCTGTTTTATCCCGCCATCTGGGCGGCTGGCAGGTCATTTCATGGGCTTTACTTCTGTCCTTGCCGGTCATGGCTGTGCTGGCACTCATCACCTTCCCGGATAGTCTCGCCGGGATCGACACCGCCGCGTGGCTTGGCCTTGGCTATGTCTCGGTGTTCTCGATGCTGGTCGGCTTTATCTTCTGGTATCGCGGTCTGGCATTGGGCGGCATTGCAGGCGTTGGTCAGCTACAGTTACTACAGCCGTTCTTCGGGCTGATCTTGGCAGGTCTGCTGCTAAATGAGCCCATCGCACTTTCAATGATCGCGGCAACCGTGTTTGTGGTGGCCTGTGTCGCTGGCGCAAAACGATTCACCTGA